One region of Verrucomicrobiia bacterium genomic DNA includes:
- a CDS encoding 50S ribosomal protein L25, whose translation MKTVALTAYPRTLARRGGVKKLRDAGRVPAVIYGRQAPPQNLEVQAKQIKDLLHHAASENLLLDLVVEGDARPRRLALLREVQHHPLTGQVLHVDFHEVSETEKVTVQVPIETVGEAKGVKEGGVLEHVLFKVKVRALPKDLPEQVIIDVSHLAIGQAVHIGDIQPPPGVEILGDKHISVVAVAAPLTEEQEAAAAAEEAVTAGEVEMIKEKKEEAGEGAAAEKDKGEKAAAKPAADKAAAKPGAEKAAEKAPAAEKKK comes from the coding sequence ATGAAAACGGTAGCTTTGACGGCTTATCCGCGCACGCTGGCCAGGCGTGGCGGCGTGAAAAAACTCCGCGATGCCGGCCGCGTGCCGGCGGTCATTTACGGGCGGCAGGCGCCCCCCCAGAACCTCGAGGTCCAGGCCAAACAAATCAAGGATTTGCTGCACCACGCGGCCTCCGAAAACCTGCTCCTCGACCTCGTCGTCGAAGGCGATGCCCGGCCCCGGCGCCTGGCCCTCCTGCGCGAGGTCCAGCACCACCCCCTCACCGGCCAGGTGCTGCATGTGGATTTCCACGAAGTCAGCGAAACCGAAAAAGTCACCGTCCAGGTGCCCATCGAGACGGTCGGCGAGGCCAAGGGCGTCAAGGAAGGCGGCGTGCTCGAGCACGTCCTCTTCAAGGTCAAGGTCCGCGCCCTGCCCAAGGATTTGCCCGAACAGGTCATCATTGACGTCAGCCATCTGGCCATCGGCCAGGCCGTGCACATTGGGGACATCCAGCCCCCGCCCGGCGTCGAAATCCTCGGCGACAAACACATCTCCGTGGTCGCCGTGGCCGCCCCGCTCACCGAAGAGCAGGAGGCCGCCGCCGCGGCCGAGGAGGCCGTGACCGCCGGCGAGGTCGAGATGATCAAGGAAAAGAAAGAGGAAGCCGGCGAAGGCGCCGCCGCCGAGAAGGACAAAGGCGAAAAAGCGGCCGCCAAGCCCGCGGCCGACAAGGCTGCGGCCAAACCGGGCGCCGAAAAAGCGGCCGAAAAAGCCCCGGCCGCCGAAAAGAAGAAGTAA
- a CDS encoding ribose-phosphate pyrophosphokinase: protein MKIFSGNSNPKLARAICDSIGVELGRCTVSAFPDGETFVKIEENVRGEDVFVVQSTSPPTNHNLMEMFIMMDALRRASADRITAVLPFYGYARQDRKDQPRVPITAKLVANLLVASGANRVLTMDLHAQQIQGFFDIPVDHLYAAPVMYKYLKEKGLPNLVVVSPDVGGIKMAYAYAQVLGAELAIVAKRRKSPHEVESMAVIGHVRNKNVLLVDDLTETAGTLTAAATLLRQRGARQILACVSHAILNKTGIERLKNSCIDELITTDSVCRPVIRGVNITTLSVAGLLGEAIKRIANNLSVNSLFEFRGGRTS from the coding sequence GTGAAAATTTTTAGCGGTAATTCCAATCCCAAACTGGCGCGGGCCATCTGCGACTCCATTGGCGTCGAGCTGGGCCGCTGCACCGTCAGCGCGTTTCCCGACGGCGAAACCTTCGTGAAGATCGAGGAAAACGTGCGGGGCGAGGATGTCTTCGTCGTCCAGAGCACCTCGCCGCCCACCAACCACAACCTGATGGAGATGTTCATCATGATGGACGCCCTCCGCCGGGCCAGCGCCGACCGCATCACCGCCGTGCTCCCCTTCTACGGCTACGCCCGCCAGGACCGCAAAGACCAGCCCCGCGTCCCCATCACCGCCAAACTGGTGGCCAACCTCCTGGTCGCCTCCGGCGCCAACCGCGTCCTCACCATGGACCTCCACGCCCAGCAGATCCAGGGCTTCTTTGACATCCCCGTGGACCACCTCTACGCCGCGCCGGTGATGTACAAATACCTCAAGGAAAAGGGCCTCCCCAACCTCGTCGTTGTCAGCCCCGATGTGGGCGGCATCAAAATGGCCTACGCCTACGCCCAGGTGCTCGGCGCCGAGCTTGCCATCGTCGCCAAACGCCGCAAAAGCCCCCACGAAGTCGAGTCCATGGCCGTCATCGGCCACGTCCGCAACAAAAACGTGCTGCTGGTGGATGACCTGACCGAGACCGCCGGCACCCTGACCGCCGCGGCCACCCTGCTGCGCCAGCGCGGCGCCCGGCAAATCCTGGCCTGCGTCTCCCATGCCATCCTCAACAAAACCGGCATCGAACGGCTCAAAAATTCTTGTATTGACGAATTGATAACCACTGATAGTGTATGCCGCCCTGTGATACGGGGCGTGAACATCACGACCCTGTCCGTCGCAGGACTGCTCGGCGAAGCGATCAAGCGGATAGCCAACAATCTGTCCGTCAATTCGCTGTTCGAGTTCAGAGGCGGGCGGACCAGTTGA
- a CDS encoding PAS domain S-box protein, protein MTMTTPMPPNETQRLESLRRYEVLDTPPEEALDELARLAAQITGTPIALITLVDAARLYFKSRVGVNVTEAPREGSFCTEAILSQRVMMVTDSLAEARRGGRAPVLDGRAIRFYAGAPLINHEEHALGTLCVMDVVPRELPWEQLEALRILAHQVMNHLELRLNLRALEQTAQDYYRAMQALEESEAFYHSLVESLPQHIIRKDSAGRFTFANQRFCQMLNRQPEEILGRTDFDFFPAEMAEKFRRDDQMVMESRQPLDLIEANQTKDGQKRYVHVIKTPVFDAFNRVIGVQGIFWDVTERKQMEEALAYERDLLRALLANTPDLIYFKDVELRILRCSASMARWLGLASPEQAIGRTDFDFLPREVAQRRYEEEQQLLLTGKPVLDKLEEIVDAEGVAHSVITNKVPLYSATGSLRGLIGISTEVTRLLETEKALRTAQEKYRTIFERAVEGIFQTTPDGHYLDANPALARMYGYESREELIRALTDIEHQLYVNPHRREEFIRLMREKGTVTGFESEVYRRDGSTIWISENARAVHDENGEVAYYEGTVEEITARKKAELESENARRAAVESARLKTEFLTNVSHEIRTPMNGIVGIAGLLAETQLTEEQREYVEIIRSSASALQELISELLDLSKIEAGRMALEKEPFNVRDLTETTLEVLAERAHQKNLELVSWVNCDLPPRLLGDAGRLRQVLLNLVGNAVKFTERGEVLVHVAKLEETEHQVKVRCEVRDTGIGIPPEVQGRIFQSFVQADGSTTRRYGGPGLGLAISKQLVELMGGRIGVHSTPGQGSTFWFEVPLEKAPGEAGMPGRLQHVQALAGLSVLLVDDHQATRELVEYLLGYWGMRVETASRSAEALEKLRARKAAGLGFDFILLDMQMPDVSGLALARQIKAEQLEGHAHLVLFSQVGQRPDAEVLHGAGIALCLFKPLKQTRLIECLIGLATGREDLLRPLLPETVLRPMDPSRTVRVLVAEDNPVNQKVALRQLAKLGLRADAVANGKEALEALERIPYDVVLLDCNMPEMDGYTAAREIKRRLQDPQAQPPLRSRPYLIAITANALRGDRERCLAAGMDDYVEKPVELADLMAALGRAGVQIRPAQPPVAAETPAPAGREEEAPPLVDQQALLRLRQLQQPGQPDPVVEMIDLFLQDLPRRLQLIGDAVQRQDAAALKAAAHSLKGSARNMGAVRLAALCSELEKLGREGQAGAGAAALWQQLQQHHAELVRVLEQFKQQPPAEPGPRD, encoded by the coding sequence ATGACCATGACCACGCCCATGCCGCCCAATGAAACCCAACGGCTGGAGTCGCTCCGCCGGTATGAAGTGCTGGACACCCCGCCGGAGGAGGCGCTGGACGAGCTGGCGCGGCTGGCGGCGCAGATCACCGGCACGCCCATCGCGCTGATCACGCTGGTGGATGCCGCGCGGCTCTATTTCAAGTCGCGGGTGGGGGTGAACGTGACGGAGGCGCCGCGGGAGGGCAGTTTTTGCACCGAGGCCATCTTGAGCCAGCGGGTGATGATGGTGACGGACAGCCTGGCGGAGGCGCGGCGGGGGGGGCGGGCGCCGGTGCTGGACGGGCGGGCGATCCGGTTTTACGCGGGGGCGCCGCTGATCAATCACGAGGAGCACGCGCTGGGGACGTTGTGCGTGATGGATGTGGTGCCGCGGGAGCTGCCGTGGGAGCAGTTGGAGGCGCTGCGGATTCTGGCCCACCAGGTGATGAATCATCTGGAGCTGCGGCTGAATTTACGGGCGCTGGAGCAGACGGCGCAGGATTACTATCGCGCCATGCAGGCGCTGGAGGAATCGGAGGCGTTTTATCATTCGCTGGTGGAGAGCCTGCCGCAGCACATCATCCGCAAGGACAGCGCCGGGCGGTTCACCTTTGCCAACCAGCGGTTCTGCCAGATGCTCAACCGGCAGCCGGAGGAGATTCTGGGGCGGACGGACTTTGATTTCTTTCCGGCGGAGATGGCGGAGAAATTCCGGCGGGATGATCAGATGGTGATGGAGAGCCGCCAGCCGCTGGATTTGATTGAGGCCAATCAAACCAAGGACGGGCAGAAGCGGTATGTGCACGTGATCAAGACGCCGGTGTTTGACGCCTTCAACCGCGTGATTGGCGTGCAGGGGATCTTCTGGGATGTGACCGAGCGGAAGCAGATGGAGGAGGCGCTGGCGTACGAGCGGGATTTGTTGCGGGCGCTGCTGGCCAACACGCCGGATTTGATTTACTTCAAGGACGTGGAGCTGCGGATATTGCGCTGCAGCGCCAGCATGGCCCGCTGGCTGGGGCTGGCCAGCCCCGAGCAGGCCATCGGGCGGACGGACTTTGATTTTCTGCCGCGGGAGGTGGCGCAGCGGCGGTATGAGGAGGAGCAACAACTGCTGCTCACCGGCAAGCCGGTGCTGGACAAGCTGGAGGAGATTGTGGACGCCGAGGGGGTGGCGCACTCGGTCATCACCAACAAGGTGCCCCTCTACAGCGCCACCGGCAGCCTGCGGGGGTTGATTGGCATTTCCACGGAGGTGACCCGGCTGCTGGAGACGGAGAAGGCACTGCGCACCGCGCAGGAAAAATACCGCACCATTTTCGAGCGGGCGGTGGAGGGCATTTTCCAGACCACGCCGGACGGGCATTATCTGGATGCCAACCCGGCCCTGGCGCGGATGTACGGCTATGAGTCGCGGGAGGAATTGATCCGGGCGTTGACGGACATTGAGCATCAGCTTTACGTCAACCCGCACCGGCGGGAGGAGTTCATCCGGTTGATGCGGGAGAAAGGGACGGTCACCGGGTTTGAATCGGAGGTGTACCGGCGGGACGGCAGCACGATCTGGATTTCGGAGAATGCGCGGGCGGTGCACGATGAGAACGGGGAGGTGGCTTATTACGAGGGCACGGTGGAGGAGATCACCGCGCGCAAGAAGGCGGAGCTGGAGAGCGAGAACGCGCGGCGGGCGGCGGTGGAATCGGCGCGGCTGAAGACGGAGTTTCTGACCAATGTGAGCCACGAGATCCGCACGCCGATGAACGGGATCGTGGGGATTGCCGGGCTGCTGGCGGAGACCCAGCTTACGGAGGAGCAGCGGGAGTATGTGGAAATCATCCGCTCCAGCGCCAGCGCCCTGCAGGAGCTGATCAGCGAGCTGCTGGATCTTTCCAAGATCGAGGCGGGGCGGATGGCCCTGGAGAAGGAGCCGTTCAACGTGCGCGATCTGACGGAGACCACGCTGGAGGTGCTGGCCGAGCGCGCCCATCAGAAGAATCTCGAGCTGGTGTCATGGGTGAACTGTGATCTGCCCCCGCGGCTGCTGGGCGATGCCGGCCGGTTGCGGCAGGTGCTGCTCAATCTGGTGGGCAACGCGGTCAAGTTCACGGAGCGGGGGGAGGTGCTGGTGCACGTGGCGAAGCTGGAGGAGACGGAGCATCAGGTGAAAGTGCGTTGCGAAGTGCGCGATACCGGCATCGGCATTCCGCCCGAAGTGCAGGGGCGCATTTTTCAGAGCTTTGTGCAGGCCGACGGCAGCACCACGCGGCGCTACGGCGGCCCCGGCCTGGGCCTGGCCATCTCCAAGCAACTGGTGGAGCTCATGGGCGGGCGCATCGGGGTGCATTCCACGCCGGGGCAGGGCTCGACCTTCTGGTTTGAGGTGCCGCTGGAAAAGGCGCCCGGCGAGGCCGGGATGCCGGGGCGGCTGCAGCACGTGCAGGCGCTGGCCGGCCTGTCGGTGTTGCTGGTGGATGATCATCAGGCCACCCGCGAGCTGGTGGAGTACCTGCTGGGGTACTGGGGCATGCGCGTCGAGACGGCCTCCCGCAGCGCCGAGGCGCTGGAGAAATTGCGCGCCCGCAAGGCGGCCGGGCTGGGTTTTGATTTTATCCTGCTGGACATGCAGATGCCCGACGTTTCCGGCCTGGCCCTGGCGCGGCAAATCAAGGCCGAGCAACTGGAGGGGCATGCGCATCTGGTGCTGTTCAGCCAGGTGGGCCAGCGGCCGGATGCGGAGGTGTTGCACGGGGCGGGCATTGCGTTGTGCCTGTTCAAACCGCTCAAACAGACCCGGCTGATCGAATGTCTCATCGGCCTGGCCACCGGGCGCGAGGACCTGCTGCGGCCGCTTCTGCCGGAAACCGTGTTGCGCCCGATGGATCCCTCCCGCACCGTGCGCGTGCTGGTGGCGGAGGATAATCCGGTCAACCAGAAGGTGGCCCTGCGGCAGTTGGCCAAACTCGGTTTGCGCGCCGATGCGGTGGCCAATGGCAAGGAGGCGCTCGAAGCCCTGGAGCGCATTCCCTACGATGTGGTGCTGTTGGATTGCAATATGCCGGAGATGGACGGCTACACCGCCGCGCGGGAGATCAAACGGCGGCTGCAGGATCCGCAGGCCCAGCCGCCGTTGCGCTCGCGGCCCTATCTCATTGCCATCACCGCCAACGCCCTGCGGGGCGATCGCGAGCGCTGCCTGGCCGCCGGCATGGATGATTACGTGGAAAAACCGGTGGAGCTGGCGGATTTGATGGCCGCCCTCGGCCGCGCGGGGGTGCAGATTCGGCCGGCCCAGCCGCCGGTGGCCGCGGAAACGCCCGCGCCGGCAGGACGCGAGGAGGAGGCTCCGCCTCTCGTGGACCAGCAGGCCCTGCTGCGGTTGCGGCAGTTGCAACAGCCCGGCCAGCCGGATCCGGTGGTGGAAATGATAGACCTGTTTTTGCAGGATCTGCCGCGGCGGCTGCAGCTCATTGGCGATGCCGTCCAACGCCAGGATGCCGCCGCTCTGAAGGCCGCCGCGCACAGCCTCAAAGGCAGCGCCCGCAACATGGGGGCGGTCCGCCTGGCCGCGCTGTGCAGCGAGCTGGAGAAGTTGGGCCGCGAGGGACAGGCCGGCGCCGGCGCGGCCGCGTTGTGGCAACAACTGCAGCAACACCACGCCGAGCTGGTGCGCGTGCTGGAGCAATTCAAACAACAGCCGCCGGCAGAGCCGGGGCCACGGGACTGA